A genomic region of Devosia ginsengisoli contains the following coding sequences:
- a CDS encoding isocitrate lyase/PEP mutase family protein, with protein MIPNQTYVSPTERRRRFRARLKTGRTIWVPGVYDGLSARLAEQAGAEAIILAGFAVSASLLGEADAEIYTMTEVRSILRHMVNVTTVPVMADGDNGFGNALSVIRTVQEYEAAGATSITIEDQAAPKRCPMIIARPALVPFAEAVGKIKAAVDARRDPETVIVARTDSLDLNEAIDRACAYVEAGADVIKPIWDDIDSLEKSRKLLQACQRPLSISIVEYIEEKFTIEQMEEVAAIATVPVGPITAVAKTLQQTFDTILQKKYLSRSDIARMPVKDFKKVIGFEQIEAYERQYLPPE; from the coding sequence GTGATCCCAAATCAAACCTATGTCAGTCCTACCGAACGTCGCCGCCGCTTCAGGGCACGCCTCAAGACCGGTCGCACCATCTGGGTTCCTGGTGTGTATGACGGATTGAGTGCGCGACTGGCGGAGCAGGCCGGCGCGGAAGCCATCATCCTGGCGGGATTTGCCGTTTCCGCGTCCCTGCTCGGCGAGGCGGACGCCGAAATCTACACAATGACCGAGGTTCGCTCTATCCTTCGGCACATGGTCAACGTCACCACCGTCCCCGTCATGGCCGATGGCGACAACGGCTTCGGTAACGCCCTCAGTGTGATCCGGACCGTGCAGGAATATGAGGCGGCCGGCGCGACGTCGATCACTATTGAGGATCAGGCTGCGCCCAAGCGCTGCCCGATGATCATTGCCAGGCCCGCCCTGGTGCCCTTCGCCGAGGCTGTGGGCAAGATCAAGGCGGCGGTCGACGCTCGCCGCGACCCGGAAACCGTTATCGTCGCACGCACGGATTCTCTGGACCTCAACGAAGCCATCGACCGTGCCTGTGCCTATGTCGAAGCCGGTGCCGATGTCATCAAGCCGATCTGGGACGACATCGACTCGCTTGAAAAGTCCCGCAAGCTGCTCCAAGCGTGCCAGCGGCCGCTTTCGATTTCCATCGTGGAGTACATCGAGGAGAAATTTACCATCGAACAGATGGAAGAGGTTGCCGCGATCGCTACTGTCCCGGTTGGTCCGATAACCGCTGTGGCAAAGACGCTGCAGCAGACCTTCGATACGATCCTGCAAAAGAAATATTTATCCAGGTCGGACATTGCGCGAATGCCTGTGAAAGATTTCAAGAAGGTCATAGGTTTCGAGCAGATCGAGGCGTATGAACGCCAATATCTACCCCCTGAATAG